One window from the genome of Bubalus kerabau isolate K-KA32 ecotype Philippines breed swamp buffalo chromosome 17, PCC_UOA_SB_1v2, whole genome shotgun sequence encodes:
- the VPS4A gene encoding vacuolar protein sorting-associated protein 4A isoform X1 — translation MTTSTLQKAIDLVTKATEEDKAKNYEEALRLYQHAVEYFLHAIKYEAHSDKAKESIRAKCMQYLDRAEKLKDYLRNKEKHGKKPVKENQSESKGSDSDSEGDNPEKKKLQEQLMGAVVMEKPNIRWNDVAGLEGAKEALKEAVILPIKFPHLFTGKRTPWRGILLFGPPGTGKSYLAKAVATEANNSTFFSVSSSDLMSKWLGESEKLVKNLFELARQHKPSIIFIDEVDSLCGSRNENESEAARRIKTEFLVQMQGVGNNNDGTLVLGATNIPWVLDSAIRRRFEKRIYIPLPEEAARAQMFRLHLGSTPHNLTEANIHELARKTEGYSGADISVIVRDSLMQPVRKVQSATHFKKVCGPSRTNPSVMIDDLLTPCSPGDPGAIEMTWMDVPGDKLLEPVVCMSDMLRSLATTRPTVNAEDLMKVKKFSEDFGQES, via the exons ATGACAACGTCAACCCTCCAG AAAGCCATTGATCTGGTGACAAAAGCCACAGAAGAGGATAAAGCCAAGAATTACGAGGAGGCGCTCCGGCTCTACCAGCATGCCGTGGAGTACTTCCTGCACGCTATCAAAT ATGAAGCACACAGTGACAAAGCCAAGGAGAGCATTCGAGCCAAGTGCATGCAGTACCTGGACCGGGCGGAGAAGCTGAAGGATTACTTACGAAACAAAGAGAAGCATGGCAAGAAGCCAGTCAAAGAGAATCAAAGCGAGAGTAAGGG CAGTGATAGTGACAGTGAAGGGGATaatccagagaaaaagaaattgcaaGAGCAGCTGATGG GTGCCGTCGTGATGGAGAAGCCCAACATCCGGTGGAATGATGTGGCTGGGCTGGAGGGAGCCAAGGAGGCCCTCAAAGAAGCTGTCATTTTGCCAATTAAATTCCCGCACTTGTTCACAG GCAAGCGCACCCCTTGGCGGGGGATACTACTCTTTGGACCGCCCGGCACAGGGAAATCCTACCTGGCCAAAGCAGTGGCAACGGAGGCCAACAACTCCACCTTCTTCTCTGTGTCCTCCTCAGACTTGATGTCTAAGTGGCTGGGGGAGAGCGAGAA GCTAGTCAAGAACCTGTTTGAGCTGGCCCGCCAGCACAAGCCCTCCATCATCTTCATCGACGAGGTGGATTCACTCTGTGGATCCCGCAACGAGAATGAGAGCGAGGCTGCCCGCAGGATCAAAACTGAGTTCCTAGTCCAGATGCAGG GGGTGGGGAACAACAATGATGGGACTCTGGTGCTAGGTGCCACAAACATCCCGTGGGTGTTGGACTCGGCCATTAGAAGGAG GTTTGAAAAGCGAATTTATATCCCATTGCCGGAGGAGGCCGCCCGTGCCCAGATGTTCCGATTGCATCTGGGGAGCACTCCTCACAACCTCACAGAGGCCAACATCCATGAGCTGGCCCGGAAGACAGAAGGCTACTCGGGTGCAGACATCAGCGTCATTGTGCGGGACTCCCTCATGCAGCCCGTGAGGAAAGTGCAGTCGGCAACACACTTCAAAAAG GTCTGTGGCCCTTCCCGCACCAACCCTAGCGTTATGATTGATGACCTCCTGACCCCATGCTCACCGGGAGACCCAGGGGCCATAGAGATGACTTGGATGGACGTCCCTGGTGACAAACTCCTAGAGCCTGTGGTTTGCATG TCGGACATGCTCCGGTCTTTGGCCACCACTCGGCCCACTGTGAATGCAGAAGACCTCATGAAAGTGAAGAAATTCTCAGAGGACTTTGGACAGGAGAGTTAA
- the VPS4A gene encoding vacuolar protein sorting-associated protein 4A isoform X2, with translation MTTSTLQKAIDLVTKATEEDKAKNYEEALRLYQHAVEYFLHAIKYEAHSDKAKESIRAKCMQYLDRAEKLKDYLRNKEKHGKKPVKENQSESKGDSDSEGDNPEKKKLQEQLMGAVVMEKPNIRWNDVAGLEGAKEALKEAVILPIKFPHLFTGKRTPWRGILLFGPPGTGKSYLAKAVATEANNSTFFSVSSSDLMSKWLGESEKLVKNLFELARQHKPSIIFIDEVDSLCGSRNENESEAARRIKTEFLVQMQGVGNNNDGTLVLGATNIPWVLDSAIRRRFEKRIYIPLPEEAARAQMFRLHLGSTPHNLTEANIHELARKTEGYSGADISVIVRDSLMQPVRKVQSATHFKKVCGPSRTNPSVMIDDLLTPCSPGDPGAIEMTWMDVPGDKLLEPVVCMSDMLRSLATTRPTVNAEDLMKVKKFSEDFGQES, from the exons ATGACAACGTCAACCCTCCAG AAAGCCATTGATCTGGTGACAAAAGCCACAGAAGAGGATAAAGCCAAGAATTACGAGGAGGCGCTCCGGCTCTACCAGCATGCCGTGGAGTACTTCCTGCACGCTATCAAAT ATGAAGCACACAGTGACAAAGCCAAGGAGAGCATTCGAGCCAAGTGCATGCAGTACCTGGACCGGGCGGAGAAGCTGAAGGATTACTTACGAAACAAAGAGAAGCATGGCAAGAAGCCAGTCAAAGAGAATCAAAGCGAGAGTAAGGG TGATAGTGACAGTGAAGGGGATaatccagagaaaaagaaattgcaaGAGCAGCTGATGG GTGCCGTCGTGATGGAGAAGCCCAACATCCGGTGGAATGATGTGGCTGGGCTGGAGGGAGCCAAGGAGGCCCTCAAAGAAGCTGTCATTTTGCCAATTAAATTCCCGCACTTGTTCACAG GCAAGCGCACCCCTTGGCGGGGGATACTACTCTTTGGACCGCCCGGCACAGGGAAATCCTACCTGGCCAAAGCAGTGGCAACGGAGGCCAACAACTCCACCTTCTTCTCTGTGTCCTCCTCAGACTTGATGTCTAAGTGGCTGGGGGAGAGCGAGAA GCTAGTCAAGAACCTGTTTGAGCTGGCCCGCCAGCACAAGCCCTCCATCATCTTCATCGACGAGGTGGATTCACTCTGTGGATCCCGCAACGAGAATGAGAGCGAGGCTGCCCGCAGGATCAAAACTGAGTTCCTAGTCCAGATGCAGG GGGTGGGGAACAACAATGATGGGACTCTGGTGCTAGGTGCCACAAACATCCCGTGGGTGTTGGACTCGGCCATTAGAAGGAG GTTTGAAAAGCGAATTTATATCCCATTGCCGGAGGAGGCCGCCCGTGCCCAGATGTTCCGATTGCATCTGGGGAGCACTCCTCACAACCTCACAGAGGCCAACATCCATGAGCTGGCCCGGAAGACAGAAGGCTACTCGGGTGCAGACATCAGCGTCATTGTGCGGGACTCCCTCATGCAGCCCGTGAGGAAAGTGCAGTCGGCAACACACTTCAAAAAG GTCTGTGGCCCTTCCCGCACCAACCCTAGCGTTATGATTGATGACCTCCTGACCCCATGCTCACCGGGAGACCCAGGGGCCATAGAGATGACTTGGATGGACGTCCCTGGTGACAAACTCCTAGAGCCTGTGGTTTGCATG TCGGACATGCTCCGGTCTTTGGCCACCACTCGGCCCACTGTGAATGCAGAAGACCTCATGAAAGTGAAGAAATTCTCAGAGGACTTTGGACAGGAGAGTTAA
- the COG8 gene encoding conserved oligomeric Golgi complex subunit 8 isoform X3 encodes MAATATIPSSTTASATTTATAAALGEVEDEGLLASLFRDRFPEAQWRERPDVGRYLRELSGSGLERLRREPERLAEERAQLLQQTRDLAFANYKTFIRGAECTERIHRLFGDVEESLGRLLDRLPSFQQSCRNFVKEAEEISSNRRMNTLTLNRHTEILEILEIPQLMDTCVRNSYYEEALELAAYVRRLERKYSSIPVIQGIVNEVRQSMQLMLSQLIQQLRTNIQLPACLRVIGFLRQMDVFTEAELRVKFLQARDAWLRSILTAIPNDDPYFHITKTIEACRVHLFDIITQYRAIFSDEDPLLPPAMGEHMVNESAIFHGWVLQKVSQFLQVLETDLNRGIGSRLDSLLGQCMYFGLSFSRVGADFRGQLVPVFQQVAISTFQKAIQEAVEKFQDEMNSYTLISTPAILGSSALPAAAPVTQPGTLQPPMVLLDFPPLACFLNSILVAFNDLRLCCPVALAQEVTRALEDALDKVTKVILAFHRAEEAAFSSGEQELFVQFCTVFLEDLVPYLNRCLQVLFPPAQIAQTLGIPPTQLSKYGNLGHVNVSVVQEPLAFILPKREPVFCLDKELVPELPAPAPALPPKAPRLDPRGEQVVWQASGWAARIIQHEMDHLQGCLFIDKMDSKTFTNIHWMEVND; translated from the exons ATGGCGGCGACGGCGACGATCCCATCTTCAACTACGGCCTCGGCCACGACGACAGCCACCGCGGCTGCTCTCGGGGAGGTGGAGGATGAAGGGCTCCTGGCGTCGCTGTTCCGGGACCGCTTTCCGGAGGCCCAGTGGCGCGAGCGGCCTGACGTGGGACGCTATCTCAGGGAGTTGAGTGGCTCAGGACTGGAGCGGCTGCGGCGGGAGCCCGAGCGGCTGGCCGAGGAGCGAGCGCAGCTGCTGCAGCAGACGCGCGACTTGGCCTTCGCCAACTACAAGACTTTCATCCGCGGCGCCGAGTGCACCGAGCGCATCCACCGCCTCTTTGGGGATGTGGAGGAGTCGCTCGGCCGCCTGCTCGACCGCTTGCCCAGCTTCCAACAGAGCTGCAG GAATTTTGTGAAAGAGGCTGAGGAGATCAGTTCCAATCGCCGGATGAACACCCTGACTCTAAACCGGCACACAGAAATCCTGGAAATCCTGGAGATCCCTCAGCTCATGGACACCTGTGTCCGGAACAGCTATTATGAAGAGGCCCTGGAGCTGGCAGCCTACGTACGCCGACTAGAAAGGAAATACTCCTCCATCCCTGTCATCCAG GGCATTGTGAACGAAGTGCGCCAGTCCATGCAGCTGATGCTGAGCCAGCTGATCCAACAGCTGAGGACCAACATCCAGCTCCCTGCCTGCCTCCGTGTCATTGGCTTTCTACGGCAAATGGATGTCTTCACCGAGGCTGAGCTGAGGGTCAAGTTTCTTCAGGCCCGAGATGCTTGGCTCCGTTCCATCCTGACTGCCATCCCCAATGATGATCCCTATTTCCACATCACAAAAACCATCGAGGCCTGCCGTGTCCATCTGTTCGATATTATCACCCAGTACCGTGCCATCTTCTCAGATGAGGAccctctgctgcctcctgccATGGGTGAACACATGGTGAATGAGAGTGCCATCTTCCATGGCTGGGTGCTGCAGAAAGTCTCACAGTTCCTGCAGGTGCTGGAGACCGACCTTAACCGAGGGATTGGCAGCCGTCTGGACTCTCTGCTGGGCCAGTGCATGTACTTTGGGCTGTCCTTCAGTCGAGTAGGGGCTGATTTCCGGGGTCAGTTGGTGCCTGTTTTCCAGCAGGTAGCTATCAGCACTTTCCAGAAAGCAATTCAGGAGGCCGTCGAGAAGTTCCAGGATGAAATGAACTCTTATACCCTCATCTCGACTCCAGCCATCCTGGGCAGCAGTGCCCTGCCGGCTGCTGCTCCAGTCACTCAGCCGGGGACCCTGCAGCCACCCATGGTGCTCTTAGACTTCCCGCCCCTTGCCTGCTTCCTCAACAGCATTCTGGTCGCCTTCAATGATCTGCGCCTCTGCTGCCCCGTGGCCCTGGCGCAGGAGGTGACCAGGGCCCTGGAGGACGCCCTTGACAAG GTAACTAAAGTAATCCTGGCCTTCCATCGTGCGGAAGAGGCTGCCTTCAGCAGTGGGGAGCAAGAGCTCTTTGTCCAGTTCTGCACTGTCTTCCTGGAAGACCTTGTTCCTTATTTAAATCGCTGTCTCCAAGTCctttttcctccagcccagatAGCACAGACCTTAG GCATTCCACCCACTCAGCTCTCCAAGTACGGAAACCTGGGGCACGTGAACGTCAGCGTCGTCCAGGAGCCTCTGGCCTTTATTCTGCCCAAGAGAGAGCCGGTCTTCTGTCTGGACAAGGAGCTAGTCCCTGAGCTCCCGGCTCCAGCGCCAGCACTGCCGCCCAAGGCGCCGA GGTTGGACCCTAGAGGAGAGCAGGTGGTGTGGCAGGCGAGTGGGTGGGCAGCCCGCATCATCCAGCACGAGATGGACCACTTGCAGGGCTGCCTGTTCATTGACAAAATGGACAGCAAGACGTTTACAAACATCCACTGGATGGAGGTGAATGACTAA
- the COG8 gene encoding conserved oligomeric Golgi complex subunit 8 isoform X2 yields MGLLGPGLLLRWLRAPHCVGSALLWGERVAVGGVRAYSSTPTRDGLEGPARRRSYWRYVRRLVQGTPEPPYPRVCQVGDPALRAVAAPVEPAQLAGPELQRLVERLVQVMRRRHCVGLSAPQLGVPLQVLALEFPEALFRACAPRVREARQMEPFPLRVFVNPSLRVLDSRLVTFPEGCESVAGFLACVPRFQAVQISGLDPRGEQVVWQASGWAARIIQHEMDHLQGCLFIDKMDSKTFTNIHWMEVND; encoded by the exons ATGGGTCTCCTGGGGCCTGGGCTGCTGCTGCGGTGGCTGCGGGCGCCGCACTGCGTTGGGTCGGCCCTGCTGTGGGGAGAGCGGGTAGCGGTCGGCGGCGTCCGGGCCTACAGCTCCACGCCCACCCGGGATGGACTCGAGGGGCCGGCGCGCCGGCGCTCCTACTGGCGCTACGTGCGGCGTCTGGTGCAGGGAACGCCGGAGCCGCCGTATCCGCGCGTGTGCCAGGTTGGGGATCCGGCGCTGCGGGCCGTGGCGGCCCCGGTAGAGCCCGCGCAGCTGGCGGGACCCGAGCTGCAGCGGCTGGTGGAGCGGCTAGTGCAAGTGATGCGGCGCCGGCACTGCGTGGGCTTGAGCGCGCCGCAACTCGGAGTGCCTCTGCAGGTATTGGCGCTGGAGTTCCCCGAGGCGCTCTTCCGTGCTTGCGCGCCGCGTGTGCGCGAGGCCCGTCAGATGGAGCCCTTCCCCCTGCGCGTGTTCGTGAACCCCAGCCTGCGGGTGCTGGACAGCCGCCTGGTCACCTTCCCTGAGGGCTGCGAGAGTGTCGCCGGCTTCCTTGCTTGCGTGCCCCGCTTCCAGGCGGTGCAGATCTCAG GGTTGGACCCTAGAGGAGAGCAGGTGGTGTGGCAGGCGAGTGGGTGGGCAGCCCGCATCATCCAGCACGAGATGGACCACTTGCAGGGCTGCCTGTTCATTGACAAAATGGACAGCAAGACGTTTACAAACATCCACTGGATGGAGGTGAATGACTAA
- the COG8 gene encoding conserved oligomeric Golgi complex subunit 8 isoform X1, translating into MAATATIPSSTTASATTTATAAALGEVEDEGLLASLFRDRFPEAQWRERPDVGRYLRELSGSGLERLRREPERLAEERAQLLQQTRDLAFANYKTFIRGAECTERIHRLFGDVEESLGRLLDRLPSFQQSCRNFVKEAEEISSNRRMNTLTLNRHTEILEILEIPQLMDTCVRNSYYEEALELAAYVRRLERKYSSIPVIQGIVNEVRQSMQLMLSQLIQQLRTNIQLPACLRVIGFLRQMDVFTEAELRVKFLQARDAWLRSILTAIPNDDPYFHITKTIEACRVHLFDIITQYRAIFSDEDPLLPPAMGEHMVNESAIFHGWVLQKVSQFLQVLETDLNRGIGSRLDSLLGQCMYFGLSFSRVGADFRGQLVPVFQQVAISTFQKAIQEAVEKFQDEMNSYTLISTPAILGSSALPAAAPVTQPGTLQPPMVLLDFPPLACFLNSILVAFNDLRLCCPVALAQEVTRALEDALDKVTKVILAFHRAEEAAFSSGEQELFVQFCTVFLEDLVPYLNRCLQVLFPPAQIAQTLGIPPTQLSKYGNLGHVNVSVVQEPLAFILPKREPVFCLDKELVPELPAPAPALPPKAPSPEPVTPVTPAVPDAGQEEVESAGPPQPDEPSAGI; encoded by the exons ATGGCGGCGACGGCGACGATCCCATCTTCAACTACGGCCTCGGCCACGACGACAGCCACCGCGGCTGCTCTCGGGGAGGTGGAGGATGAAGGGCTCCTGGCGTCGCTGTTCCGGGACCGCTTTCCGGAGGCCCAGTGGCGCGAGCGGCCTGACGTGGGACGCTATCTCAGGGAGTTGAGTGGCTCAGGACTGGAGCGGCTGCGGCGGGAGCCCGAGCGGCTGGCCGAGGAGCGAGCGCAGCTGCTGCAGCAGACGCGCGACTTGGCCTTCGCCAACTACAAGACTTTCATCCGCGGCGCCGAGTGCACCGAGCGCATCCACCGCCTCTTTGGGGATGTGGAGGAGTCGCTCGGCCGCCTGCTCGACCGCTTGCCCAGCTTCCAACAGAGCTGCAG GAATTTTGTGAAAGAGGCTGAGGAGATCAGTTCCAATCGCCGGATGAACACCCTGACTCTAAACCGGCACACAGAAATCCTGGAAATCCTGGAGATCCCTCAGCTCATGGACACCTGTGTCCGGAACAGCTATTATGAAGAGGCCCTGGAGCTGGCAGCCTACGTACGCCGACTAGAAAGGAAATACTCCTCCATCCCTGTCATCCAG GGCATTGTGAACGAAGTGCGCCAGTCCATGCAGCTGATGCTGAGCCAGCTGATCCAACAGCTGAGGACCAACATCCAGCTCCCTGCCTGCCTCCGTGTCATTGGCTTTCTACGGCAAATGGATGTCTTCACCGAGGCTGAGCTGAGGGTCAAGTTTCTTCAGGCCCGAGATGCTTGGCTCCGTTCCATCCTGACTGCCATCCCCAATGATGATCCCTATTTCCACATCACAAAAACCATCGAGGCCTGCCGTGTCCATCTGTTCGATATTATCACCCAGTACCGTGCCATCTTCTCAGATGAGGAccctctgctgcctcctgccATGGGTGAACACATGGTGAATGAGAGTGCCATCTTCCATGGCTGGGTGCTGCAGAAAGTCTCACAGTTCCTGCAGGTGCTGGAGACCGACCTTAACCGAGGGATTGGCAGCCGTCTGGACTCTCTGCTGGGCCAGTGCATGTACTTTGGGCTGTCCTTCAGTCGAGTAGGGGCTGATTTCCGGGGTCAGTTGGTGCCTGTTTTCCAGCAGGTAGCTATCAGCACTTTCCAGAAAGCAATTCAGGAGGCCGTCGAGAAGTTCCAGGATGAAATGAACTCTTATACCCTCATCTCGACTCCAGCCATCCTGGGCAGCAGTGCCCTGCCGGCTGCTGCTCCAGTCACTCAGCCGGGGACCCTGCAGCCACCCATGGTGCTCTTAGACTTCCCGCCCCTTGCCTGCTTCCTCAACAGCATTCTGGTCGCCTTCAATGATCTGCGCCTCTGCTGCCCCGTGGCCCTGGCGCAGGAGGTGACCAGGGCCCTGGAGGACGCCCTTGACAAG GTAACTAAAGTAATCCTGGCCTTCCATCGTGCGGAAGAGGCTGCCTTCAGCAGTGGGGAGCAAGAGCTCTTTGTCCAGTTCTGCACTGTCTTCCTGGAAGACCTTGTTCCTTATTTAAATCGCTGTCTCCAAGTCctttttcctccagcccagatAGCACAGACCTTAG GCATTCCACCCACTCAGCTCTCCAAGTACGGAAACCTGGGGCACGTGAACGTCAGCGTCGTCCAGGAGCCTCTGGCCTTTATTCTGCCCAAGAGAGAGCCGGTCTTCTGTCTGGACAAGGAGCTAGTCCCTGAGCTCCCGGCTCCAGCGCCAGCACTGCCGCCCAAGGCGCCGAGCCCCGAGCCCGTCACCCCGGTCACCCCGGCTGTCCCTGACGCGGGGCAGGAGGAGGTGGAGTCCGCGGGGCCCCCGCAGCCCGACGAGCCTAGTGCGGGCATCTGA
- the NIP7 gene encoding 60S ribosome subunit biogenesis protein NIP7 homolog isoform X1, with protein sequence MRPLTEEETRVMFEKIAKYIGENLQLLVDRPDGTYCFRLHNDRVYYVSEKILKLAANISGDKLVSLGTCFGKFTKTHKFRLHITALDYLAPYAKYKVWIKPGAEQSFLYGNHVLKSGLGRITENTSQYQGVVVYSMADVPLGFGVAAKSTQDCRKVDPMAIVVFHQADIGEYVRHEETLT encoded by the exons ATGCGGCCGCTTACTGAAGAGGAGACCCGAGTAATGTTTGAGAAGATAGCAAAATA CATCGGGGAGAATCTTCAGCTGCTGGTCGACAGGCCCGACGGCACCTACTGTTTCAGGCTGCACAACGACCGGGTGTACTACGTGAG CGAGAAGATTTTGAAGTTGGCCGCCAATATCTCCGGTGACAAGCTGGTGTCGTTGGGGACGTGCTTCGGAAAATTCACCAAGACCCATAAGTTTCGGTTACACATCACGGCTCTGGATTACCTAGCACCCTATGCCAAG taTAAAGTGTGGATAAAACCTGGAGCAGAGCAGTCCTTTCTGTATGGGAACCATGTGCTGAAATCTGGACTTGGGCGTATCACTGAAAACACTTCTCAGTACCAGGGAGTCGTGGTGTACTCCATGGCAGATGTCCCTCTG GGTTTTGGGGTGGCAGCAAAGTCCACACAAGACTGCAGGAAAGTAGACCCCATGGCGATTGTGGTATTTCATCAAGCAGACATTGGGGAATATGTGCGACATGAAGAGACATTGACTTAA
- the NIP7 gene encoding 60S ribosome subunit biogenesis protein NIP7 homolog isoform X2, with protein sequence MRPLTEEETRVMFEKIAKYIGENLQLLVDRPDGTYCFRLHNDRVYYVSEKILKLAANISGDKLVSLGTCFGKFTKTHKFRLHITALDYLAPYAKYKVWIKPGAEQSFLYGNHVLKSGLGRITENTSQYQGVVVYSMADVPLGKQATML encoded by the exons ATGCGGCCGCTTACTGAAGAGGAGACCCGAGTAATGTTTGAGAAGATAGCAAAATA CATCGGGGAGAATCTTCAGCTGCTGGTCGACAGGCCCGACGGCACCTACTGTTTCAGGCTGCACAACGACCGGGTGTACTACGTGAG CGAGAAGATTTTGAAGTTGGCCGCCAATATCTCCGGTGACAAGCTGGTGTCGTTGGGGACGTGCTTCGGAAAATTCACCAAGACCCATAAGTTTCGGTTACACATCACGGCTCTGGATTACCTAGCACCCTATGCCAAG taTAAAGTGTGGATAAAACCTGGAGCAGAGCAGTCCTTTCTGTATGGGAACCATGTGCTGAAATCTGGACTTGGGCGTATCACTGAAAACACTTCTCAGTACCAGGGAGTCGTGGTGTACTCCATGGCAGATGTCCCTCTG